In Vigna angularis cultivar LongXiaoDou No.4 chromosome 8, ASM1680809v1, whole genome shotgun sequence, one DNA window encodes the following:
- the LOC108344624 gene encoding TMV resistance protein N isoform X2 yields the protein MSASFSYDVFLSFRGSDTRYGFTGNLYKALCDKGIHAFIDDEELQRGDEIGEALIEAIKQSRMAIVVFSKNYASSSFCLDELVKIIDCVKEKGRLILPIFYDVCPSHVRGQSGSYAEALAMHQERFKSSNQSLIDNMGRLQKWKMALNQAANVSGKHYKLGNEYEHEFIGKIVKEVCNKINRRPLHVADYPVGMECRVQKVKSLLQFGSDTGVHIVGIHGIGGMGKTTLARAVYNSIADQFEGLCFLDGVRENAVKQGLVHLQEMLLSEIVGEKDIRIGSVSKGISIIKHRLHRKKVLLILDDVDKLEQVRATAGERNWFGSGSRVIITTRDKHLLQGVDGKYEVEDLNEEEALELLSWNAFKDHRVDPCYKDISNQAVAYASGLPLALEVIGSLLFGKGTREWESALDQFKKIPNRRIQEILKVSYNALEENQQRIFLDIACCLKGYELEEVEDILGVHYGVCMKYDIGVLVDKSLIKIKNGCVTLHELIEVMGKEIDRQESPKELGKHRRLWFHKDIIQVLAENTGTSEIEIICLDFPLYEEDEEVFVEWDGEAFKKMENLKTLIIRNSHFSKGPAYLPNSLRVLEWWTYPLQDLPTDFHPSKLAICKLPRSCFTSLELATISKKFMNLTVLNFDGTECLTKIPDISSLQNLEKLTFECCENLVAIHGSVGFLDKLKILSAFGCSKLTSFPPIKLISLERLDISSCSSLESFPEILGKMENITQLELKYTPLKEFPFSFRNLARLQDLVLVDCGNVQLPSSIVMLPELAEIFALGCKGWLLPKQDENDEEKLSSVSSNVKCLCLSGCNLSDEYFPMVLAWFGNVKELELSSNSFTFLPECIKQCRSLKLLNLDNCEHLREIRGTPPNLEYFSAGNCKSMSFCCSAMLLDQELHVAGNTMFCLPGSRIPEWLEQQSIGPSLSFWFREKFPVMDLCFVIGPMGKDSILFRPIMTINGNTMEIQSLTDKRFCFDFPALDYHILIIGTKYMKFGDNLDKPLSKNEWNHVVVSIALDFEPTPKEIIVKQTALHVIKPESSMDDIQFTDPCKQPSFKEKQRLVDTVDCHRQFMQHQTTLVSLEPHVRQGRNSLSLIPPQECKNNLNWDSFSTGTSSIASVQEYEIASKKLRLDMGILQFVQQRKRLAILGLLQQRRMASLDLLQRRGRELLSLLCSPSLELMVSWQRRCITTFQGLQEQHLPSTIKQNFEGCNGINEAKVNEVIRCNNNYGNDNERNPLVEQLLLRKEDDIHSKRYQHVWKMASDPMELEYLVHIQKINLSQR from the exons atgtCAGCATCCTTCAGCTACGATGTGTTCCTCAGCTTCAGAGGTTCTGATACTCGCTACGGTTTCACTGGAAATCTCTACAAAGCTCTTTGTGACAAGGGAATCCATGCCTTCATCGATGATGAAGAGCTTCAAAGAGGGGATGAAATCGGAGAAGCACTTATCGAGGCCATTAAACAGTCTAGGATGGCCATAGTTGTGTTCTCCAAGAACTATGCATCTTCTTCCTTTTGCTTAGATGAACTTGTCAAGATCATTGATTGTGTTAAGGAAAAGGGTCGTCTGATTTTGCCCATTTTCTACGACGTCTGCCCTTCTCATGTTCGAGGCCAGTCTGGGAGTTATGCAGAAGCTTTGGCCATGCACCAGGAAAGGTTCAAAAGCAGCAATCAAAGCCTCATTGATAACATGGGCAGGTTGCAGAAATGGAAGATGGCTCTTAACCAAGCAGCTAATGTGTCCGGAAAGCATTACAAACTTGG AAATGAAtatgaacatgagtttatagGGAAGATAGTTAAAGAGGTCTGCAACAAGATAAACCGCAGACCTTTGCATGTTGCAGATTACCCCGTTGGGATGGAGTGTCGAGTGCAAAAAGTGAAGTCACTTCTTCAATTTGGATCTGATACTGGAGTCCACATTGTAGGGATTCATGGAATAGGCGGAATGGGGAAGACAACACTAGCTCGAGCAGTTTACAATTCCATTGCAGACCAATTTGAAGGTTTATGTTTTCTTGATGGTGTGAGAGAAAACGCTGTTAAACAAGGGTTAGTACATCTCCAAGAGATGCTTCTTTCTGAAATAGTTGGAGAGAAGGATATTAGGATAGGAAGTGTAAGCAAAGGAATTTCAATAATAAAGCATAGGCTCCACCGAAAGAAGGTTCTTTTGATTCTTGACGATGTTGACAAACTAGAACAAGTGCGAGCAACGGCTGGAGAGCGTAATTGGTTTGGTTCTGGCAGCAGAGTCATCATAACAACTAGGGACAAACATTTGCTTCAGGGAGTTGATGGAAAATATGAGGTAGAGGACTTAAATGAGGAAGAAGCACTTGAATTGCTTAGTTGGAATGCTTTTAAAGATCACAGAGTTGATCCATGTTACAAGGACATTTCAAACCAAGCAGTGGCTTATGCTTCTGGCCTTCCACTAGCTTTGGAAGTAATAGGTTCCTTGTTGTTTGGAAAAGGTACAAGAGAATGGGAATCTGCATTAGACCAGTTCAAAAAAATCCCTAACAGAAGGATCCAAGAAATACTTAAGGTGAGCTATAATGCTTTAGAGGAAAATCAACAGAGAATTTTTCTTGACATTGCTTGCTGCTTGAAAGGATATGAATTGGAAGAGGTTGAAGACATACTTGGTGTTCATTATGGTGTTTGCATGAAATATGACATAGGAGTGTTGGTGGATAAATCTCTCATAAAAATTAAGAATGGCTGTGTGACACTTCATGAATTGATAGAAGTTATGGGTAAGGAAATCGATCGCCAAGAATCACCCAAAGAGCTTGGGAAACACAGGAGGTTATGGTTCCATAAAGATATAATTCAAGTTTTAGCAGAAAATACA GGGACTAGTGAGATTGAAATAATCTGTTTGGATTTCCCCTTatatgaagaagatgaagaagtattTGTAGAATGGGATGGAGAGGCCTTCAAGAAGATGGAAAACCTCAAAACACTAATTATTAGAAACTCTCATTTTTCAAAAGGTCCAGCATATCTTCCAAATAGTTTAAGAGTATTAGAATGGTGGACATATCCATTACAGGATTTACCAACTGATTTTCATCCGAGCAAACTTGCCATATGCAAATTACCCAGAAGTTGCTTTACATCACTTGAGTTAGCTACCATATCAAAG AAGTTCATGAATCTGACAGTTCTGAATTTTGATGGGACTGAATGTTTGACAAAAATACCTGACATATCGAGCCTccaaaatttagaaaaactgACATTTGAGTGTTGTGAGAATTTAGTTGCAATTCATGGTTCTGTGGGTTTTCTTGATAAACTTAAAATCTTGAGTGCTTTTGGCTGCAGCAAGCTTACGAGTTTTCCACCCATCAAGTTGATCTCTCTTGAACGACTAGATatttcatcttgttcaagtcttGAGAGTTTTCCAGAAATATTAGGAAAGATGGAAAATATAACGCAGCTAGAGTTGAAGTACACTCCCTTAAAAGAATTCCCATTTTCATTTAGAAATCTTGCTCGACTTCAAGATTTGGTGCTGGTTGACTGCGGAAATGTTCAGTTGCCGAGTAGCATTGTCATGTTGCCAGAACTGGCTGAGATTTTCGCCCTGGGGTGTAAAGGCTGGCTATTGCCAAAACAAGATGAGAATGATGAAGAAAAATTGAGCTCAGTGTCTTCAAATGTAAAATGTCTTTGTCTCTCAGGCTGCAATCTATCAGATGAATACTTTCCCATGGTTTTAGCATGGTTTGGTAATGTGAAAGAGTTAGAACTATCAAGCAATAGCTTCACATTTCTTCCAGAATGCATCAAACAATGTCGTTCTTTAAAATTACTTAACTTGGATAACTGTGAGCATCTTCGAGAAATTAGAGGGACTCCACCAAATTTAGAATATTTCTCTGCTGGAAATTGCAAATCCATGAGTTTCTGTTGTTCAGCCATGCTATTGGACCAG GAACTGCATGTGGCTGGAAACACTATGTTTTGTTTGCCAGGATCTAGAATACCAGAATGGCTAGAGCAACAAAGTATAGGTCCATCACTATCTTTCTGGTTTCGTGAGAAGTTCCCTGTCATGGATTTGTGTTTTGTTATTGGGCCAATGGGTAAGGACTCTATTTTGTTTAGACCAATCATGACCATCAATGGCAACACAATGGAGATACAGTCCTTAACTGATAAGAGGTTTTGTTTCGATTTCCCTGCATTGGATTATCATATACTCATCATTGGTACAAAGTACATGAAGTTTGGAGATAATCTGGATAAACCACTCTCAAAAAATGAATGGAATCATGTGGTGGTTTCCATTGCTCTTGATTTTGAACCAACCCCTAAAGAGATTATTGTCAAGCAAACTGCACTCCATGTAATCAAACCAGAAAGTAGCATGGATGATATCCAATTCACTGATCCTTGTAAGCAACCATCCTTCAAAGAGAAGCAAAGATTGGTTGACACTGTTGATTGTCACAGACAATTTATGCAGCACCAAACCACTTTGGTTTCATTGGAACCACATGTGAGACAAGGCAGAAATTCACTTTCATTGATTCCACCTCAAGAATGCAAAAATAATCTGAACTGGGATTCATTTTCAACTGGAACAAGTAGCATTGCCAGTGTCCAGG AATATGAAATTGCATCAAAGAAGTTACGTTTGGACATGGGAATTTTGCAATTTGTGCAGCAGCGGAAAAGATTGGCTATTTTGGGTTTACTGCAACAACGACGCATGGCTTCATTGGATTTACTGCAACGAAGGGGCAGAGAATTGCTTTCATTGCTTTGTTCTCCATCATTGGAGTTGATGGTCTCATGGCAGAGGAGATGCATCACAACTTTCCAAG GTTTGCAGGAGCAACATTTACCTTCGACCATCAAACAAAACTTTGAAGGCTGTAATGGCATCAATGAAGCCAAAGTGAATGAAGTGATAAGATGCAACAACAATTATGGAAATGACAATGAAAGAAACCCATTAGTGGAACAGCTTCTACTGAGAAAG GAGGATGATATTCACAGCAAGAGATACCAACATGTCTGGAAAATGGCTTCGGATCCAATGGAATTAGAATATCTTGTACATATTCAGAAGATCAATCTGTCTCAAAGATAA
- the LOC108344624 gene encoding TMV resistance protein N isoform X4, which translates to MSASFSYDVFLSFRGSDTRYGFTGNLYKALCDKGIHAFIDDEELQRGDEIGEALIEAIKQSRMAIVVFSKNYASSSFCLDELVKIIDCVKEKGRLILPIFYDVCPSHVRGQSGSYAEALAMHQERFKSSNQSLIDNMGRLQKWKMALNQAANVSGKHYKLGNEYEHEFIGKIVKEVCNKINRRPLHVADYPVGMECRVQKVKSLLQFGSDTGVHIVGIHGIGGMGKTTLARAVYNSIADQFEGLCFLDGVRENAVKQGLVHLQEMLLSEIVGEKDIRIGSVSKGISIIKHRLHRKKVLLILDDVDKLEQVRATAGERNWFGSGSRVIITTRDKHLLQGVDGKYEVEDLNEEEALELLSWNAFKDHRVDPCYKDISNQAVAYASGLPLALEVIGSLLFGKGTREWESALDQFKKIPNRRIQEILKVSYNALEENQQRIFLDIACCLKGYELEEVEDILGVHYGVCMKYDIGVLVDKSLIKIKNGCVTLHELIEVMGKEIDRQESPKELGKHRRLWFHKDIIQVLAENTGTSEIEIICLDFPLYEEDEEVFVEWDGEAFKKMENLKTLIIRNSHFSKGPAYLPNSLRVLEWWTYPLQDLPTDFHPSKLAICKLPRSCFTSLELATISKACVMGSFPRSFEDYSVGSYLFSLFLLQKFMNLTVLNFDGTECLTKIPDISSLQNLEKLTFECCENLVAIHGSVGFLDKLKILSAFGCSKLTSFPPIKLISLERLDISSCSSLESFPEILGKMENITQLELKYTPLKEFPFSFRNLARLQDLVLVDCGNVQLPSSIVMLPELAEIFALGCKGWLLPKQDENDEEKLSSVSSNVKCLCLSGCNLSDEYFPMVLAWFGNVKELELSSNSFTFLPECIKQCRSLKLLNLDNCEHLREIRGTPPNLEYFSAGNCKSMSFCCSAMLLDQELHVAGNTMFCLPGSRIPEWLEQQSIGPSLSFWFREKFPVMDLCFVIGPMGKDSILFRPIMTINGNTMEIQSLTDKRFCFDFPALDYHILIIGTKYMKFGDNLDKPLSKNEWNHVVVSIALDFEPTPKEIIVKQTALHVIKPESSMDDIQFTDPCKQPSFKEKQRLVDTVDCHRQFMQHQTTLVSLEPHVRQGRNSLSLIPPQECKNNLNWDSFSTGTSSIASVQEYEIASKKLRLDMGILQFVQQRKRLAILGLLQQRRMASLDLLQRRGRELLSLLCSPSLELMVSWQRRCITTFQGYESKGNW; encoded by the exons atgtCAGCATCCTTCAGCTACGATGTGTTCCTCAGCTTCAGAGGTTCTGATACTCGCTACGGTTTCACTGGAAATCTCTACAAAGCTCTTTGTGACAAGGGAATCCATGCCTTCATCGATGATGAAGAGCTTCAAAGAGGGGATGAAATCGGAGAAGCACTTATCGAGGCCATTAAACAGTCTAGGATGGCCATAGTTGTGTTCTCCAAGAACTATGCATCTTCTTCCTTTTGCTTAGATGAACTTGTCAAGATCATTGATTGTGTTAAGGAAAAGGGTCGTCTGATTTTGCCCATTTTCTACGACGTCTGCCCTTCTCATGTTCGAGGCCAGTCTGGGAGTTATGCAGAAGCTTTGGCCATGCACCAGGAAAGGTTCAAAAGCAGCAATCAAAGCCTCATTGATAACATGGGCAGGTTGCAGAAATGGAAGATGGCTCTTAACCAAGCAGCTAATGTGTCCGGAAAGCATTACAAACTTGG AAATGAAtatgaacatgagtttatagGGAAGATAGTTAAAGAGGTCTGCAACAAGATAAACCGCAGACCTTTGCATGTTGCAGATTACCCCGTTGGGATGGAGTGTCGAGTGCAAAAAGTGAAGTCACTTCTTCAATTTGGATCTGATACTGGAGTCCACATTGTAGGGATTCATGGAATAGGCGGAATGGGGAAGACAACACTAGCTCGAGCAGTTTACAATTCCATTGCAGACCAATTTGAAGGTTTATGTTTTCTTGATGGTGTGAGAGAAAACGCTGTTAAACAAGGGTTAGTACATCTCCAAGAGATGCTTCTTTCTGAAATAGTTGGAGAGAAGGATATTAGGATAGGAAGTGTAAGCAAAGGAATTTCAATAATAAAGCATAGGCTCCACCGAAAGAAGGTTCTTTTGATTCTTGACGATGTTGACAAACTAGAACAAGTGCGAGCAACGGCTGGAGAGCGTAATTGGTTTGGTTCTGGCAGCAGAGTCATCATAACAACTAGGGACAAACATTTGCTTCAGGGAGTTGATGGAAAATATGAGGTAGAGGACTTAAATGAGGAAGAAGCACTTGAATTGCTTAGTTGGAATGCTTTTAAAGATCACAGAGTTGATCCATGTTACAAGGACATTTCAAACCAAGCAGTGGCTTATGCTTCTGGCCTTCCACTAGCTTTGGAAGTAATAGGTTCCTTGTTGTTTGGAAAAGGTACAAGAGAATGGGAATCTGCATTAGACCAGTTCAAAAAAATCCCTAACAGAAGGATCCAAGAAATACTTAAGGTGAGCTATAATGCTTTAGAGGAAAATCAACAGAGAATTTTTCTTGACATTGCTTGCTGCTTGAAAGGATATGAATTGGAAGAGGTTGAAGACATACTTGGTGTTCATTATGGTGTTTGCATGAAATATGACATAGGAGTGTTGGTGGATAAATCTCTCATAAAAATTAAGAATGGCTGTGTGACACTTCATGAATTGATAGAAGTTATGGGTAAGGAAATCGATCGCCAAGAATCACCCAAAGAGCTTGGGAAACACAGGAGGTTATGGTTCCATAAAGATATAATTCAAGTTTTAGCAGAAAATACA GGGACTAGTGAGATTGAAATAATCTGTTTGGATTTCCCCTTatatgaagaagatgaagaagtattTGTAGAATGGGATGGAGAGGCCTTCAAGAAGATGGAAAACCTCAAAACACTAATTATTAGAAACTCTCATTTTTCAAAAGGTCCAGCATATCTTCCAAATAGTTTAAGAGTATTAGAATGGTGGACATATCCATTACAGGATTTACCAACTGATTTTCATCCGAGCAAACTTGCCATATGCAAATTACCCAGAAGTTGCTTTACATCACTTGAGTTAGCTACCATATCAAAGGCATGTGTAATGGGTTCATTTCCACGATCATTCGAAGATTATTCTGTTGGTTCTtatttgttttccctttttcttttgcaGAAGTTCATGAATCTGACAGTTCTGAATTTTGATGGGACTGAATGTTTGACAAAAATACCTGACATATCGAGCCTccaaaatttagaaaaactgACATTTGAGTGTTGTGAGAATTTAGTTGCAATTCATGGTTCTGTGGGTTTTCTTGATAAACTTAAAATCTTGAGTGCTTTTGGCTGCAGCAAGCTTACGAGTTTTCCACCCATCAAGTTGATCTCTCTTGAACGACTAGATatttcatcttgttcaagtcttGAGAGTTTTCCAGAAATATTAGGAAAGATGGAAAATATAACGCAGCTAGAGTTGAAGTACACTCCCTTAAAAGAATTCCCATTTTCATTTAGAAATCTTGCTCGACTTCAAGATTTGGTGCTGGTTGACTGCGGAAATGTTCAGTTGCCGAGTAGCATTGTCATGTTGCCAGAACTGGCTGAGATTTTCGCCCTGGGGTGTAAAGGCTGGCTATTGCCAAAACAAGATGAGAATGATGAAGAAAAATTGAGCTCAGTGTCTTCAAATGTAAAATGTCTTTGTCTCTCAGGCTGCAATCTATCAGATGAATACTTTCCCATGGTTTTAGCATGGTTTGGTAATGTGAAAGAGTTAGAACTATCAAGCAATAGCTTCACATTTCTTCCAGAATGCATCAAACAATGTCGTTCTTTAAAATTACTTAACTTGGATAACTGTGAGCATCTTCGAGAAATTAGAGGGACTCCACCAAATTTAGAATATTTCTCTGCTGGAAATTGCAAATCCATGAGTTTCTGTTGTTCAGCCATGCTATTGGACCAG GAACTGCATGTGGCTGGAAACACTATGTTTTGTTTGCCAGGATCTAGAATACCAGAATGGCTAGAGCAACAAAGTATAGGTCCATCACTATCTTTCTGGTTTCGTGAGAAGTTCCCTGTCATGGATTTGTGTTTTGTTATTGGGCCAATGGGTAAGGACTCTATTTTGTTTAGACCAATCATGACCATCAATGGCAACACAATGGAGATACAGTCCTTAACTGATAAGAGGTTTTGTTTCGATTTCCCTGCATTGGATTATCATATACTCATCATTGGTACAAAGTACATGAAGTTTGGAGATAATCTGGATAAACCACTCTCAAAAAATGAATGGAATCATGTGGTGGTTTCCATTGCTCTTGATTTTGAACCAACCCCTAAAGAGATTATTGTCAAGCAAACTGCACTCCATGTAATCAAACCAGAAAGTAGCATGGATGATATCCAATTCACTGATCCTTGTAAGCAACCATCCTTCAAAGAGAAGCAAAGATTGGTTGACACTGTTGATTGTCACAGACAATTTATGCAGCACCAAACCACTTTGGTTTCATTGGAACCACATGTGAGACAAGGCAGAAATTCACTTTCATTGATTCCACCTCAAGAATGCAAAAATAATCTGAACTGGGATTCATTTTCAACTGGAACAAGTAGCATTGCCAGTGTCCAGG AATATGAAATTGCATCAAAGAAGTTACGTTTGGACATGGGAATTTTGCAATTTGTGCAGCAGCGGAAAAGATTGGCTATTTTGGGTTTACTGCAACAACGACGCATGGCTTCATTGGATTTACTGCAACGAAGGGGCAGAGAATTGCTTTCATTGCTTTGTTCTCCATCATTGGAGTTGATGGTCTCATGGCAGAGGAGATGCATCACAACTTTCCAAG GTTACGAAAGTAAGGGTAACTGGTGA